In Streptomyces sp. NBC_00878, a single window of DNA contains:
- a CDS encoding glycosyltransferase gives MSRFLFVVPPLVGHINPTVGVAAELTARGHQVAWACADPGLVRRLAGEDAVVFPCAGPALTGEDGVRPPELRGPEALKFLWEWFLVPLAEAMAPGVRVAVQEFGPDAVVADQQAFAGGLIAERLRVPWATSSTTSAEFTFADALAGMPKVADWLDALLHGLRGRIGDPSGTADPRFSPHLVLAFSTPELVGAGAGAGAGAGAGAEAGSGAGAGDRIRWVGPSMAPRPAAADFPWSWLDPARATVLVTLGTANTDVGARFLAECRDALRGRADRVQAVIVDPANVLGAHADLDDKGDEGDRDDKDVLIRSSVPQLPLLERVDAVVCHAGHNTVCEALWHGVPLVVAPIRDDQPVVAGQVTDAGAGIRVRFGRVTAPKLGAAIDAVLHEPGYRAAAERIRTAFRSAGGAPAAATHLEELAAGAPSKEAP, from the coding sequence GTGAGCCGCTTCCTGTTCGTCGTTCCGCCGCTGGTCGGCCACATCAACCCGACGGTGGGCGTGGCGGCGGAACTCACCGCGCGGGGACACCAAGTGGCCTGGGCGTGTGCCGATCCCGGACTCGTCCGGCGGCTCGCGGGGGAGGATGCGGTGGTGTTCCCGTGCGCGGGACCGGCCCTGACAGGGGAGGACGGAGTGCGGCCCCCGGAGCTCCGGGGGCCGGAGGCGCTGAAGTTCCTGTGGGAATGGTTCCTGGTGCCACTGGCCGAGGCGATGGCCCCCGGAGTACGGGTGGCCGTCCAGGAGTTCGGCCCCGATGCCGTCGTCGCCGATCAGCAGGCCTTCGCCGGAGGGCTGATCGCCGAGCGGCTGCGCGTGCCGTGGGCCACCTCGTCCACCACCTCGGCCGAATTCACCTTCGCCGACGCGCTGGCGGGTATGCCCAAGGTCGCGGACTGGCTCGACGCGCTGCTCCATGGACTGCGTGGCCGTATCGGTGACCCGTCGGGCACGGCCGATCCGCGGTTCTCCCCGCACCTGGTACTCGCGTTCAGCACACCGGAGTTGGTCGGCGCAGGTGCAGGCGCAGGTGCAGGTGCAGGTGCAGGCGCGGAGGCAGGGTCGGGGGCCGGGGCGGGTGACCGGATCCGCTGGGTCGGGCCCTCGATGGCGCCTCGGCCGGCCGCGGCCGACTTCCCCTGGAGCTGGCTCGACCCCGCCCGTGCCACGGTGCTCGTGACCCTCGGCACCGCCAACACCGATGTCGGGGCCCGCTTCCTCGCCGAGTGCCGCGATGCCCTCCGCGGCCGTGCGGACCGGGTGCAGGCGGTGATCGTCGACCCCGCGAACGTGCTCGGCGCGCATGCGGACCTGGACGACAAGGGCGACGAGGGCGACAGGGACGACAAGGACGTACTGATCCGTTCCTCCGTCCCCCAACTCCCGCTCCTCGAACGGGTCGACGCGGTCGTCTGCCACGCCGGGCACAACACCGTGTGCGAGGCGCTGTGGCACGGCGTCCCCCTCGTGGTGGCCCCCATCCGCGACGACCAGCCCGTCGTGGCCGGGCAGGTCACCGACGCGGGAGCGGGCATCCGTGTCAGGTTCGGGCGGGTCACCGCGCCCAAGCTGGGCGCGGCGATCGACGCCGTACTCCACGAACCCGGCTACCGCGCCGCCGCCGAGCGGATCCGTACCGCGTTCCGCAGCGCGGGTGGTGCCCCCGCGGCAGCCACTCACCTCGAAGAACTGGCCGCCGGCGCACCCTCCAAGGAGGCCCCATGA
- a CDS encoding S9 family peptidase produces the protein MNRRLLLSVAVLLTVTAAPAHAATAEDVHVEGTLASGATYVMDVPADWNGTVLLFSHGFRPNGAPNPAQNVTDPATRELLLKDGYALAGSSYATTGWAVEHAVPDQLATLDAFTERFGAARRTLAWGQSYGGFVTTRIAEHHGDRIDGSLSVCGLVHGGVANWNNTLDPVFALKTLLAPDASIPLAGFRDQAAATTAAATLSGVVTAAQNTADGRARIALAAALHNIPGWNDPAQPRPAPDDWNAQQANQYTAVRGLLATAAFSWRQDTEALAGGNSSWNTGVDYTKLLRKSSAYREVKGLYKAAGRSLKTDLRALNTAPRVKADKNAVDWMSRTSAFTGRLTKPQLTLHTTGDALVPVQTESAYLRAATAAGSRPLLRQAYVDNAGHCAFSPAEQVAALDTLDHRVDTGRWGDTGADALNSRAAQADPTTPARYTAYRPTQYLRPYDLAHPGDAYRP, from the coding sequence GTGAATCGCCGACTCCTCCTCTCGGTCGCCGTCCTGCTGACGGTGACCGCGGCCCCGGCTCATGCCGCCACCGCAGAGGACGTCCACGTCGAGGGCACACTCGCCTCCGGCGCGACGTACGTCATGGACGTCCCCGCCGACTGGAACGGCACCGTGCTCCTGTTCAGCCACGGCTTCCGGCCGAACGGCGCGCCCAACCCGGCCCAGAACGTCACCGACCCCGCCACCCGTGAGCTCCTCCTCAAGGACGGCTACGCGCTGGCCGGTTCCTCGTACGCCACCACGGGCTGGGCGGTGGAGCACGCGGTGCCGGACCAGTTGGCGACGCTCGACGCGTTCACCGAGCGGTTCGGAGCGGCCCGGCGGACCCTCGCCTGGGGGCAGTCGTACGGCGGGTTCGTCACCACGAGGATCGCCGAGCACCACGGCGACCGGATCGACGGATCGCTGTCCGTCTGCGGGCTGGTCCACGGCGGGGTCGCCAACTGGAACAACACGCTCGATCCGGTCTTCGCCCTCAAGACCCTCCTGGCGCCCGACGCCTCGATCCCCCTGGCCGGCTTCCGGGACCAGGCCGCCGCCACGACCGCCGCCGCCACGCTGTCCGGTGTCGTCACCGCGGCCCAGAACACCGCGGACGGCCGTGCGCGTATCGCCCTCGCGGCGGCCCTGCACAACATCCCCGGCTGGAACGACCCCGCCCAGCCCCGCCCGGCGCCCGACGACTGGAACGCCCAGCAGGCCAACCAGTACACGGCCGTCCGGGGCCTCCTCGCGACCGCGGCGTTCAGCTGGCGCCAGGACACGGAGGCACTGGCGGGCGGCAACTCGTCCTGGAACACGGGGGTCGACTACACGAAACTGCTGCGCAAGTCCTCGGCCTACAGGGAGGTCAAGGGTCTCTACAAGGCCGCCGGGCGCTCGCTGAAGACCGATCTCAGGGCGCTCAACACCGCCCCGCGCGTCAAGGCCGACAAGAACGCGGTCGACTGGATGAGCCGGACCAGTGCCTTCACCGGACGGCTGACGAAGCCTCAGCTCACCCTCCACACCACCGGCGACGCCCTCGTCCCCGTACAGACCGAGAGCGCCTACCTGCGCGCCGCCACAGCCGCCGGTTCGCGCCCGCTGCTGCGCCAGGCATACGTCGACAACGCGGGCCACTGCGCGTTCAGTCCCGCCGAACAAGTCGCCGCCCTGGACACGCTGGACCACCGGGTCGACACGGGCCGCTGGGGCGACACGGGGGCCGACGCCCTCAACTCACGGGCGGCGCAGGCCGATCCGACGACACCGGCCCGCTACACCGCGTACCGCCCCACCCAGTACCTGCGCCCCTACGACCTGGCCCACCCGGGCGACGCGTACCGGCCCTGA
- a CDS encoding ribonuclease H, with protein sequence MGERVIAACDGASKGNPGPAGWAWVIADGTGTPTEWEAGPLGTATNNVAELTALERLLTAVDPDVPLEIRMDSQYAMKAVTTWLPGWKRKGWKTAAGKPVANQELVVRIDELLGGRSVEFRYVPAHQVDGDPLNDFADRAASQAAFVQEPAGSDQGSPEPPKSPAAKKTAKKTAKSAAAPRKRASSSSAGSSSSSSSASSRTLKAKFPGRCRCGRAYAAGETIAKNADGWGHPECRTEA encoded by the coding sequence ATGGGTGAACGCGTAATCGCCGCATGCGACGGGGCATCGAAGGGAAACCCGGGTCCCGCCGGCTGGGCCTGGGTCATCGCCGACGGAACGGGCACTCCCACCGAGTGGGAGGCAGGCCCGCTGGGCACGGCGACCAACAACGTCGCCGAACTGACCGCGCTGGAGCGGCTGTTGACGGCCGTGGACCCGGATGTGCCGCTGGAGATCCGGATGGACTCCCAGTACGCCATGAAGGCCGTCACGACCTGGCTTCCGGGCTGGAAGCGCAAGGGCTGGAAGACGGCGGCGGGCAAGCCGGTGGCCAACCAGGAACTCGTCGTACGGATCGACGAACTGCTCGGCGGCCGCTCGGTCGAGTTCCGGTACGTGCCCGCGCACCAGGTGGACGGCGATCCGCTCAACGACTTCGCGGACCGGGCCGCCAGCCAGGCGGCCTTCGTCCAGGAACCGGCGGGGAGCGACCAGGGCTCTCCGGAGCCGCCGAAGTCGCCCGCGGCCAAGAAGACGGCCAAGAAGACGGCCAAGAGTGCGGCGGCGCCACGCAAGCGCGCCTCGTCCTCGTCCGCCGGGTCGTCGTCCTCGTCATCGTCCGCGTCCTCGCGCACGCTCAAGGCGAAGTTCCCCGGCCGCTGCCGCTGCGGCCGGGCGTACGCCGCGGGCGAGACCATCGCGAAGAACGCCGACGGCTGGGGCCACCCGGAGTGCCGCACCGAGGCTTAG
- a CDS encoding TetR family transcriptional regulator, which produces MRDSLVAAAFQLFLERGYEQTTVDDVVALAGVGRRSFFRYFPSKEDVVFPDHERCLAEMNDFLASGDGNGDGNGEDGDADDPVARVCDAARVVLRMYAENPTFSVQRYRLTKKVPGLRTYELSVVWQYEQALAAYLRGRFTGRDGTLRADVIAAAVVAAHNNGLRSWLRSGGRSDATAEVDHALALVQRAFGPDSDPGAEPAREPTDESAKESAADDVVVVISRRGVPMWRVVQQVETALGRDLD; this is translated from the coding sequence ATGCGGGACTCGCTCGTCGCGGCCGCGTTCCAGTTGTTCCTGGAGCGCGGGTACGAGCAGACCACCGTGGACGACGTCGTGGCCCTCGCGGGGGTCGGACGGCGGTCCTTCTTCCGCTACTTCCCGTCCAAGGAGGACGTGGTCTTCCCGGACCACGAGCGCTGCCTGGCGGAGATGAACGACTTCCTCGCCAGCGGCGACGGCAACGGCGACGGCAACGGCGAGGACGGGGACGCGGACGACCCGGTGGCCCGGGTCTGCGACGCCGCGCGCGTCGTACTGCGCATGTACGCCGAGAACCCGACGTTCTCCGTCCAGCGCTACCGCCTCACCAAGAAGGTCCCAGGACTGCGGACGTACGAACTCTCGGTGGTCTGGCAGTACGAGCAGGCGCTCGCCGCGTATCTGCGCGGGCGCTTCACGGGGCGTGACGGGACGCTGCGGGCCGACGTGATCGCCGCGGCCGTGGTCGCCGCCCACAACAACGGGCTGCGGTCCTGGCTGCGCTCGGGCGGCCGGAGCGACGCGACCGCGGAGGTGGACCACGCGCTCGCCCTCGTCCAGCGGGCCTTCGGCCCGGACTCGGACCCGGGCGCCGAACCGGCGCGAGAGCCGACCGACGAGTCGGCGAAGGAGTCGGCGGCGGACGACGTGGTCGTCGTCATCTCCAGGCGCGGTGTACCGATGTGGCGGGTCGTCCAGCAGGTCGAGACGGCCCTCGGTCGAGATCTCGACTAG
- a CDS encoding dienelactone hydrolase family protein gives MRHASTRTAKRLGLLSGAAVLAVGASLLPQEAQAGPGDFQRGPDPTEQSITAERGPFATAQTTVDGPTFKQGTAYYPTDTSQGTFGAVVVSPGFVTPEALISWYGPRLASQGFVVLTLETNSGFDQPDDRATQMLNALDHLVQSSSVRTRIDPNRLAVMGHSMGGGGSLKASESRPSLKAAVPLMPWSNDKTWQTDRVPTMIIGAENDVIASPASHAEVFYNSLTAAPEKAYVELRGADHNVALSSNATIAKYSIAWLKRFVDEDVRYEQFLCPAPVPNTQISEYRNTCPTG, from the coding sequence ATGAGACATGCCAGCACCCGCACAGCGAAACGCCTCGGCCTCCTCTCCGGCGCCGCCGTTCTTGCGGTGGGCGCGAGCCTCCTTCCCCAGGAGGCCCAGGCCGGGCCGGGAGACTTCCAACGGGGCCCCGACCCCACCGAACAGTCCATCACCGCCGAGCGTGGCCCGTTCGCCACGGCGCAGACCACGGTCGACGGCCCGACCTTCAAACAGGGCACCGCCTACTACCCCACCGACACCAGCCAGGGCACGTTCGGAGCCGTGGTCGTCAGCCCCGGCTTCGTGACCCCGGAGGCACTGATCAGCTGGTACGGCCCCCGCCTCGCCTCCCAGGGCTTCGTCGTCCTGACCCTGGAGACCAACTCGGGCTTCGACCAGCCCGACGACCGCGCCACCCAGATGCTCAACGCGCTCGACCACCTCGTCCAGTCCAGCTCCGTACGGACCCGTATCGACCCCAACCGCCTTGCCGTGATGGGTCATTCGATGGGCGGGGGCGGCTCGCTCAAGGCGTCCGAGTCGCGCCCCTCGCTCAAGGCGGCCGTACCGCTGATGCCGTGGAGCAACGACAAGACCTGGCAGACCGACCGGGTTCCCACGATGATCATCGGTGCCGAGAACGACGTCATCGCCTCACCGGCCTCGCACGCGGAGGTGTTCTACAACAGCCTCACCGCCGCGCCGGAGAAGGCGTACGTGGAGCTCCGGGGCGCCGACCACAACGTGGCGCTCAGCTCCAACGCGACGATCGCGAAGTACAGCATCGCCTGGCTGAAGCGGTTCGTCGACGAGGACGTGCGGTACGAGCAGTTCCTCTGCCCGGCGCCCGTGCCCAACACGCAGATCAGCGAGTACCGGAACACCTGCCCCACGGGATAG
- a CDS encoding MurR/RpiR family transcriptional regulator — MPSPQQARAQASAISSGKPVPEEEAAPTTRLRALFDGPRLSPGQRRIAQYLIEHITEAAFLSITDLAERVGVSQPSVTRFATAVGFSGYPALRERLQSIALSKLASTPDAAEEARPNELQAAVDAEIDNLENLRRDFADPEQVIETGRALSRSTPLTILGLRISGSLAEYFAYAARRVHPDVRLVTRGGSVAYDALLQSREAGGTWVLAFTMPRHAHETLTAMRVARRAGLSVALVTDLGLGPLADEADVVFATGTGSRLVFDSYAAPVVLSAALLQAMTDADPERTQARLEDYEQVADEHAFFLKD; from the coding sequence GTGCCATCGCCGCAGCAGGCCCGCGCGCAGGCGTCTGCGATCAGTTCGGGGAAACCGGTCCCGGAGGAGGAGGCCGCTCCCACCACACGGCTGCGGGCCCTGTTCGACGGCCCCCGGCTCTCTCCCGGGCAGCGCCGCATCGCCCAGTACCTGATCGAGCACATCACCGAGGCCGCGTTCCTGTCGATCACGGATCTCGCGGAGCGGGTGGGGGTGAGCCAGCCGTCGGTGACCCGCTTCGCCACGGCCGTGGGCTTCAGCGGCTATCCCGCGCTGCGCGAGCGCCTGCAGTCGATCGCGCTCAGCAAGCTCGCCAGCACGCCCGACGCGGCCGAAGAGGCCCGGCCGAACGAACTGCAGGCCGCCGTCGACGCCGAGATCGACAACCTGGAGAACCTGCGCCGCGACTTCGCGGACCCGGAGCAGGTCATCGAGACCGGCCGCGCGCTGTCACGTTCGACCCCGCTCACCATCCTCGGGCTGCGGATCTCCGGCTCGCTGGCCGAATACTTCGCGTACGCCGCCCGCCGTGTCCACCCCGATGTCCGGCTGGTCACGCGGGGCGGCAGCGTCGCGTACGACGCCCTGCTCCAGTCGCGCGAGGCGGGCGGCACGTGGGTGCTGGCCTTCACCATGCCCCGGCACGCGCACGAGACGCTGACGGCCATGCGGGTCGCCCGGCGGGCCGGGCTGAGCGTCGCACTTGTCACCGATCTGGGGCTCGGGCCGCTGGCCGACGAGGCCGACGTCGTCTTCGCCACCGGCACCGGTTCGCGCCTCGTCTTCGACTCCTACGCGGCGCCCGTCGTACTGTCCGCCGCCCTGCTCCAGGCCATGACCGACGCCGATCCCGAACGTACGCAGGCCCGCCTGGAGGACTACGAACAGGTCGCGGACGAGCACGCCTTCTTCCTCAAGGACTGA
- a CDS encoding DinB family protein — MHAKDVLVDAFGRIREEVHAVVDDLSPDELNARVDDRTNSITWLVWHLTRVQDDHIADAFGLKQIWLSQDWPDRFALGLPDRDTGYGHTPQKVAKVHVDSGDLLLGYHDAVHEQTLAALRDLRADDLDRVVDANWSPPVTLGVRLISVLSDDLQHVGQAAFVRGMLENR; from the coding sequence ATGCACGCCAAGGACGTTCTGGTCGACGCGTTCGGTCGCATCCGGGAAGAGGTGCACGCCGTCGTCGACGACCTCTCCCCCGACGAGCTCAACGCCCGCGTCGACGACCGGACCAACTCGATCACCTGGCTGGTCTGGCATCTCACCCGCGTCCAGGACGACCACATCGCCGACGCTTTCGGCCTGAAACAGATCTGGCTGTCACAGGACTGGCCGGACCGCTTCGCCCTGGGCCTGCCCGACCGGGACACGGGCTACGGACACACACCGCAAAAGGTCGCCAAGGTCCACGTGGACTCGGGTGACCTGCTGCTCGGCTACCACGACGCCGTCCACGAGCAGACGCTGGCCGCCCTGCGCGACCTGCGCGCCGACGACCTGGACCGGGTCGTCGACGCGAACTGGTCCCCGCCCGTCACCCTGGGCGTCCGCCTGATCAGCGTCCTCTCCGACGACCTGCAGCACGTGGGCCAAGCCGCGTTCGTACGGGGAATGCTGGAGAACCGTTGA
- a CDS encoding Zn-ribbon domain-containing OB-fold protein — MTAGVLDPETTTTGSAEEGLLYQRCRWCGTAMFHRLLCPVCAGSDLRTQRSAGLGVIRHATVVQRNTPGARNVSLVEMAEGFTVRGRVSGPLIAIRTGDRVQLTTASDPVRREPVFKLCEEPYSGWH, encoded by the coding sequence ATCACGGCGGGCGTACTCGACCCGGAGACGACGACCACCGGCTCGGCCGAGGAAGGGCTGCTCTACCAGCGCTGCCGCTGGTGCGGGACCGCCATGTTCCACCGGCTGCTCTGCCCGGTCTGCGCGGGCAGCGACCTGCGGACGCAACGCAGCGCGGGCCTGGGCGTCATCCGCCACGCGACCGTCGTCCAGCGCAACACTCCGGGCGCGCGCAATGTGTCGCTCGTCGAGATGGCAGAGGGTTTCACCGTCCGGGGCCGGGTCTCGGGACCGCTCATAGCGATCCGTACCGGCGACCGCGTCCAGCTCACCACGGCGTCGGACCCGGTCCGCCGCGAACCGGTGTTCAAGCTCTGCGAGGAGCCCTACTCCGGCTGGCACTGA
- a CDS encoding class I SAM-dependent methyltransferase: protein MSDEEHAPQQTDGEPTPSSRTEQVAALRPGYQADLARGLDRFFEPPRADCPWCGSARLKTRLRTTDVIQHKPGHFVLDRCQDCRHTFQNPRLSAEGLEFYYRDFYDGLGEKQLGNTFGGRTAMYRQRAESLLPFAATPKNWLDVGTGHGHFCESARTVYPATTFDGLDFTDGAELAERAGRVERGYRGSFPDLAGELTGAYDVVSMFHYLEHSTEPSRELEAAHQVIRPGGHLLIEVPDPDSRFARLLGRWWLPWLQPQHLHLVPVENMRSRLTELGFTVVAEQHAEPHDPVDLLAGVWLALDTATPREDLPWLPHPPNRWQRTLRTALLIAGVPVLILSTLLDRFVIKPLSHRLGLSNAYRLLARRD, encoded by the coding sequence ATGAGCGACGAAGAGCACGCACCACAACAGACCGACGGCGAGCCGACGCCCAGTAGTCGCACCGAGCAGGTCGCCGCGCTGCGCCCCGGCTACCAGGCCGACCTGGCGCGTGGCCTGGACCGGTTCTTCGAACCCCCGCGCGCCGACTGCCCCTGGTGCGGCTCGGCACGGCTGAAGACGCGTCTGCGCACCACCGACGTGATTCAGCACAAGCCGGGCCACTTCGTCCTCGACCGCTGCCAGGACTGCCGGCACACCTTCCAAAACCCTCGACTGAGCGCCGAGGGGCTGGAGTTCTACTACCGCGACTTCTACGACGGCCTGGGGGAGAAGCAGCTCGGCAACACCTTCGGGGGCCGGACCGCGATGTACCGGCAGCGCGCGGAATCCCTGCTGCCGTTCGCCGCGACCCCCAAGAACTGGCTGGACGTCGGCACCGGCCATGGCCACTTCTGCGAGTCGGCACGGACTGTTTACCCCGCCACGACCTTCGACGGGCTCGACTTCACCGACGGCGCCGAACTCGCCGAGCGTGCCGGACGGGTGGAGCGGGGCTACCGCGGCAGCTTTCCCGACCTGGCCGGGGAACTCACCGGCGCGTACGACGTGGTGAGCATGTTCCACTACCTGGAGCACAGCACGGAGCCCAGTCGCGAACTGGAGGCCGCGCACCAGGTGATACGTCCCGGCGGCCATCTGCTCATCGAGGTCCCCGACCCCGACAGCCGATTCGCCCGCCTCCTCGGCCGCTGGTGGCTGCCCTGGCTCCAGCCGCAGCACCTGCACCTCGTTCCGGTCGAGAACATGCGGAGCAGACTGACCGAGCTCGGCTTCACAGTGGTGGCGGAACAGCATGCCGAGCCGCACGACCCGGTCGACCTCCTCGCCGGCGTCTGGCTGGCCCTCGACACGGCCACTCCACGCGAGGACCTGCCGTGGCTGCCGCACCCGCCGAACCGTTGGCAGCGGACGCTGCGCACGGCGCTGCTCATCGCCGGTGTGCCCGTCCTGATCCTGAGCACCCTGCTGGACCGGTTCGTGATCAAACCTCTGTCGCACCGGCTGGGTCTGTCGAACGCCTACCGGCTCCTGGCGCGCCGCGACTGA
- a CDS encoding alpha/beta fold hydrolase encodes MAIVDTGDVRLHVQRMTPKVGRPVTATAVLVHGLLTDSLASYYFTLAPVFAVSGIDVIMYDLRGHGRSERPESGYRLDDHLDDLAALLDRLEVTGPVHLVGNSFGGSVAFGYAARHPERAAGVSLIESEPATAGWAATMDGVLRQVLTELAHNEAAALAWITANRSQNTARLAKGAARLARETTLARDIPVSQVLTEDQIRSVRCPVLAVYGAESALVERAPWLESLLPDCRTVVVPGHEHSVLVEAPGTVGGHILSMIQGETDERGAAEQGVGEQGVVERGVVEQGAAERGVASLVRAEAP; translated from the coding sequence ATGGCAATAGTCGACACCGGCGACGTCCGGCTGCACGTCCAGCGGATGACCCCCAAGGTAGGGCGTCCCGTCACCGCGACCGCGGTTCTCGTCCACGGTCTGCTCACCGACAGCCTGGCCAGCTACTACTTCACCCTGGCACCCGTGTTCGCGGTGTCCGGCATCGACGTGATCATGTACGACCTGCGCGGCCACGGCCGCAGCGAGCGCCCGGAGAGCGGCTACCGCCTCGACGACCACCTCGACGACCTGGCGGCGCTGCTCGACCGACTGGAGGTGACAGGACCGGTCCATCTGGTCGGCAACTCCTTCGGCGGGTCCGTCGCCTTCGGCTACGCCGCCCGCCACCCGGAGCGGGCGGCAGGCGTCTCCTTGATCGAATCGGAGCCGGCGACCGCGGGATGGGCGGCGACCATGGACGGGGTGCTGCGGCAGGTGCTGACCGAGCTGGCGCACAACGAGGCCGCCGCGCTGGCCTGGATCACCGCCAACCGCAGCCAGAACACCGCCCGCCTGGCGAAGGGCGCGGCCCGCCTGGCCCGCGAGACCACCCTCGCTCGGGACATTCCGGTCAGCCAGGTGCTGACCGAGGACCAGATCCGGTCCGTACGCTGTCCGGTGCTCGCCGTCTACGGTGCCGAGTCGGCGCTCGTCGAGCGGGCACCGTGGCTGGAGTCGCTGTTGCCCGACTGCCGGACCGTCGTGGTGCCGGGGCACGAGCACTCCGTGCTCGTCGAGGCGCCGGGAACGGTCGGCGGCCACATCCTCTCCATGATCCAGGGGGAGACGGACGAGCGGGGCGCGGCTGAGCAGGGCGTGGGCGAGCAGGGCGTGGTCGAGCGGGGCGTGGTCGAACAGGGCGCGGCCGAGCGGGGCGTGGCCTCGCTCGTGAGGGCTGAGGCCCCGTGA
- a CDS encoding acyl carrier protein, with the protein MNPSQPTGATEADPVRADEESVLADLTGMLANLLDEYGLDDVEVRMETTFNRDLELESIDLVTLAGLLGERYGDQVNFAEFLAGMEFDEIIELTVGRLVEYVVRSLEAAEAV; encoded by the coding sequence ATGAACCCGAGTCAGCCGACCGGTGCGACCGAGGCCGACCCCGTGCGCGCGGACGAGGAGTCGGTCCTCGCCGACCTCACCGGCATGCTCGCGAACCTCCTCGACGAGTACGGCCTCGACGACGTCGAGGTCCGCATGGAGACCACGTTCAACCGCGATCTGGAACTGGAGAGCATCGACCTCGTGACCCTGGCGGGTCTCCTGGGGGAGCGGTACGGGGATCAGGTCAACTTCGCAGAGTTCCTGGCCGGCATGGAGTTCGACGAGATCATCGAACTCACCGTCGGCCGGCTCGTCGAGTACGTCGTGCGGAGCCTCGAAGCGGCGGAGGCGGTCTGA
- a CDS encoding antitoxin, with protein MSVMDKIKGMLKGHPDQANKGVDKTGDFVDEKTEGKYSGQVDSGQDKLKDQFGSNPDQDRPPQS; from the coding sequence ATGTCCGTTATGGACAAGATCAAGGGCATGCTGAAGGGCCACCCGGACCAGGCCAACAAGGGTGTCGACAAGACCGGAGACTTCGTCGACGAGAAGACCGAGGGCAAGTACAGCGGTCAGGTCGACAGCGGCCAGGACAAGCTCAAGGACCAGTTCGGTTCGAACCCGGACCAGGACCGGCCGCCGCAGTCCTGA